The Rhodopseudomonas palustris genome window below encodes:
- the urtE gene encoding urea ABC transporter ATP-binding subunit UrtE translates to MLTVDNINLYYGAAQALRGVSIAAEPGKVTCVLGRNGVGKTSLLRALVGQQPISSGAITFDGTDISHLKPYERARRGISLVPQGREIFPLLTVEENLKTGYAPLKRADKSIPDDVFSLFPVLNSMLKRRGGDLSGGQQQQLAIGRALVMRPKVLLLDEPTEGIQPSIIKDIGRAISYLRNLGNIAIVLVEQYLDFACELGDSFAVMDRGAVKYTCDRASLDPAEISRQMAL, encoded by the coding sequence ATGCTCACCGTCGACAACATCAATCTGTACTACGGCGCCGCGCAGGCGCTCCGCGGCGTGTCGATCGCGGCGGAGCCCGGCAAGGTCACTTGCGTGCTCGGCCGCAACGGCGTCGGCAAGACCAGCCTGCTGCGTGCGCTGGTGGGCCAGCAGCCGATCTCGTCCGGCGCGATCACCTTCGACGGCACCGACATCTCGCATCTGAAGCCGTATGAGCGAGCGCGGCGCGGCATCTCGCTGGTGCCGCAGGGCCGTGAGATCTTTCCGCTGCTCACGGTCGAAGAAAACCTCAAGACCGGCTATGCGCCGCTGAAGCGCGCCGACAAGTCGATCCCCGACGACGTGTTCTCGTTGTTTCCGGTGCTCAACTCGATGCTGAAGCGGCGCGGCGGCGACCTGTCCGGCGGCCAGCAGCAGCAGCTCGCGATCGGCCGCGCGCTGGTGATGCGGCCCAAGGTGCTGCTGCTCGACGAGCCGACCGAGGGCATTCAACCGTCGATCATCAAGGACATCGGCCGGGCGATTTCGTATTTGCGCAATCTCGGCAACATCGCCATTGTGCTGGTCGAACAATATCTCGATTTCGCCTGCGAGCTCGGCGACAGCTTCGCGGTGATGGATCGCGGCGCAGTGAAGTACACCTGCGACCGCGCCAGCCTCGACCCCGCCGAGATCAGCCGGCAGATGGCGCTGTAG
- the urtD gene encoding urea ABC transporter ATP-binding protein UrtD: MSMLETRSTSAMLYLDGVHVSFDGFHAINNLSLTLEPGEMRAIIGPNGAGKTTMMDIITGKTKPDKGEVVFDGTVDLTKLDETEIAKLGIGRKFQKPTVFESQTIEDNLLLALNVDHSVRGTLFWRRSRDESERIERVLDIIRLRDARDRLAGSLSHGQKQWLEIGMLLAQDPKVLLVDEPVAGMTDVETQQTAELLREINSHDKTVMVVEHDMTFVRELGVKVTCLHEGTVLAEGTIDDVSANERVVEVYLGR, from the coding sequence ATGAGCATGCTCGAAACCCGCTCGACCTCGGCGATGTTGTATCTCGACGGCGTCCATGTCTCGTTCGACGGCTTTCACGCCATCAACAACCTCTCGCTGACGCTGGAGCCCGGCGAGATGCGGGCGATCATCGGCCCGAACGGCGCCGGCAAGACCACGATGATGGATATCATCACCGGCAAGACCAAGCCGGACAAAGGCGAGGTGGTGTTCGACGGCACCGTCGACCTCACCAAGCTCGACGAGACCGAGATCGCCAAGCTCGGCATCGGCCGCAAATTCCAGAAGCCGACGGTGTTCGAAAGCCAAACCATCGAGGATAATCTGCTGCTGGCCCTCAACGTCGATCACAGCGTCCGCGGCACGCTGTTCTGGCGGCGGAGCAGGGACGAGAGTGAGCGGATCGAGCGCGTACTCGACATCATCCGCTTGCGCGACGCCCGCGACCGGCTCGCCGGCTCGCTGTCGCACGGCCAGAAGCAGTGGCTTGAGATCGGCATGCTGCTGGCACAGGACCCCAAGGTGTTGCTGGTCGACGAACCGGTCGCCGGCATGACCGACGTCGAAACCCAGCAGACCGCGGAGCTGCTGCGCGAGATCAACAGCCACGACAAGACCGTGATGGTGGTCGAGCACGACATGACCTTCGTGCGCGAACTCGGCGTCAAGGTCACGTGCCTGCACGAAGGCACGGTGCTGGCCGAGGGCACGATCGACGACGTGTCTGCCAATGAGCGGGTCGTGGAAGTGTATCTGGGGCGCTGA
- a CDS encoding urease accessory protein UreD, whose product MIATDTSLITSQTFAANRAVGEVAVEVRADDGVTRRGPVHEAGSLRVRFPSPEQQGLSAVLVNTAGGVAGGDRFSISLDVQADARLTLTTAAAEKVYRSHGPAAQLDINLKVASGGHLAWLPQETILFDQARAERRIDIELADDASLLLSEMVIFGRSAMGETMQHGRFVDRWRMRRGGKLVFAETVRLDGEIGALLARPAVAKAGVAIGTALIAPGDAALVERLREAADTFGAELGISAWNGFAMARFCAQNAAKLRADMMTVLGRAAGRALPRLWLS is encoded by the coding sequence ATGATCGCGACCGATACCAGCCTCATCACCTCGCAGACCTTCGCCGCCAATCGCGCGGTCGGCGAAGTGGCCGTCGAGGTGCGGGCGGATGACGGCGTCACGCGGCGCGGACCGGTGCACGAAGCCGGATCGCTCCGCGTGCGCTTTCCATCGCCGGAGCAGCAGGGGCTGTCGGCTGTGCTGGTGAATACCGCCGGCGGCGTCGCTGGTGGGGATCGCTTCAGCATCAGCCTCGACGTTCAGGCCGATGCGCGGCTGACGCTGACCACGGCGGCGGCCGAGAAGGTGTATCGCTCGCATGGTCCCGCCGCGCAGCTCGATATCAACCTCAAGGTCGCGAGTGGCGGCCATCTGGCGTGGCTGCCGCAGGAGACCATCCTGTTCGATCAGGCGCGCGCCGAGCGACGGATCGATATCGAGCTTGCGGACGATGCTTCGCTGCTGCTGTCCGAGATGGTGATCTTCGGGCGCTCGGCGATGGGCGAGACCATGCAGCACGGCCGCTTCGTCGACCGCTGGCGGATGCGGCGGGGCGGCAAACTAGTGTTCGCCGAAACCGTGCGGCTCGATGGCGAGATCGGTGCCCTCTTGGCACGCCCTGCAGTGGCCAAAGCCGGCGTCGCGATCGGCACCGCATTGATTGCGCCGGGCGATGCGGCGCTGGTCGAGCGGCTGCGCGAGGCGGCCGATACGTTCGGCGCCGAGCTTGGGATTTCGGCGTGGAATGGGTTTGCAATGGCCCGGTTCTGCGCCCAAAATGCCGCGAAGCTGCGCGCCGACATGATGACCGTTCTCGGCCGCGCCGCCGGCCGCGCGCTGCCACGGTTGTGGCTGAGTTGA
- a CDS encoding HD domain-containing protein codes for MTDLVLVSRAADFAARKHAGTRRKGADKEPYVNHLAEVALLLTVATEGADAPLVAAGWLHDTIEDTGVTRDDLAELFSEDVAELVVACTDDKTLPKAERKRLQIEHAPHLAPRAKMIKLADKISNLRSLILSPPDDWERDRLLDYLDWAEKVAAGCRGVNDHLERLFDETAARGRAVL; via the coding sequence ATGACGGATCTCGTGCTGGTGTCTCGCGCTGCCGACTTCGCCGCGCGAAAACATGCCGGGACGCGGCGCAAGGGCGCCGACAAGGAGCCTTATGTCAATCACCTCGCCGAGGTTGCGCTGCTGCTGACGGTCGCGACGGAGGGCGCTGATGCGCCGCTGGTGGCCGCCGGCTGGCTGCACGACACCATTGAGGACACCGGCGTCACGCGCGACGATCTCGCCGAGCTGTTCAGCGAAGACGTCGCCGAGCTGGTGGTCGCCTGCACCGACGACAAGACGCTGCCGAAGGCCGAGCGCAAGCGGCTGCAGATCGAGCACGCGCCGCATCTGGCGCCGCGCGCCAAGATGATCAAGCTCGCCGACAAGATCAGCAATCTTCGCTCGCTGATCCTGTCGCCGCCGGACGATTGGGAACGCGACCGGCTGCTCGACTATCTCGATTGGGCCGAAAAGGTCGCGGCCGGCTGCCGCGGCGTCAACGATCACCTCGAACGTTTATTCGACGAAACCGCCGCGCGCGGGAGGGCCGTGTTGTGA
- a CDS encoding urease subunit gamma yields MNLSPREKDKLLVSMAAMVARRRLERGVKLNHPEAVALITDFIVEGARDGRSVAELMHAGAQVITRDQCMDGIAEMIHDIQVEATFPDGTKLVTVHQPIR; encoded by the coding sequence ATGAACCTCTCCCCCCGCGAAAAGGACAAGCTGCTGGTCTCGATGGCAGCGATGGTCGCCCGCCGCCGGCTCGAGCGCGGCGTCAAGCTCAACCATCCCGAGGCCGTGGCGCTGATCACCGATTTCATCGTCGAGGGCGCGCGCGACGGCCGCAGCGTCGCCGAGCTGATGCACGCCGGCGCCCAGGTGATCACCCGCGACCAGTGCATGGACGGCATCGCCGAAATGATTCACGACATCCAGGTCGAAGCCACATTCCCCGACGGCACCAAGCTCGTCACCGTGCACCAGCCGATCAGGTAG
- a CDS encoding urease subunit beta, translating to MIPGELFIEDGEIELNAGRATVTLTVANTGDRPIQVGSHYHFFETNPALQFDRDKARGMRLDIAAGTAVRFEPGQSRDVQLVALAGSRTIYGFRGDVMGKL from the coding sequence ATGATCCCCGGTGAACTGTTCATCGAAGACGGCGAGATCGAGCTCAACGCCGGGCGCGCCACGGTAACGCTGACGGTGGCCAACACCGGCGATCGGCCGATTCAGGTCGGGTCGCACTATCATTTCTTCGAAACCAACCCGGCGCTGCAATTCGACCGCGACAAGGCCCGCGGCATGCGGCTCGACATCGCGGCCGGCACCGCCGTGCGCTTCGAGCCCGGCCAGAGCCGCGACGTCCAGCTCGTCGCGCTCGCCGGCAGTCGCACGATCTACGGCTTCCGCGGCGACGTGATGGGCAAGCTGTAA
- the ureC gene encoding urease subunit alpha — protein sequence MSTKIARSVYADMFGPTTGDRVRLADTDLIIEVEKDLTTYGEEVKFGGGKVIRDGMGQSQVTNAGGAADTVITNALIVDHWGIVKADVAITAGLITAIGKAGNPDIQPNVDIIIGPGTDVIAGEGKILTAGGFDSHIHFICPQQIEHALMSGVTTMLGGGTGPSHGTFATTCTPGPWHIGRMIQSFDAFPVNLGISGKGNAALPGPLKEMIEGGACALKLHEDWGTTPAAIDNCLTVADEYDIQVMIHTDTLNESGFVEDTVKAFKGRTIHAFHTEGAGGGHAPDIIKVASLDNVLPSSTNPTRPFTKNTIDEHLDMLMVCHHLDPSIAEDLAFAESRIRKETIAAEDILHDLGALSMMSSDSQAMGRLGEVIIRTWQTADKMKKQRGALPQDSSRNDNFRVKRYIAKYTINPAIAHGVSKLIGSVETGKMADLVLWSPAFFGVKPDCIIKGGSIVAAPMGDPNASIPTPQPVHYQPMFGAFGKALTASSVVFTSQAAAAGNLARDLGIAKKLVPISNVRGGISKKSMIHNDATPKLEVDPETYEVRADGELLTCAPAEVLPLAQRYFMF from the coding sequence GTGAGCACCAAGATTGCACGTTCCGTCTATGCCGACATGTTCGGCCCGACCACCGGCGACCGCGTCCGGCTCGCCGACACCGATCTGATCATCGAGGTCGAGAAGGATCTCACCACTTACGGCGAGGAGGTAAAGTTCGGCGGCGGCAAGGTGATCCGCGACGGCATGGGCCAGTCGCAGGTGACCAACGCAGGCGGCGCCGCCGACACGGTGATCACCAACGCGCTGATCGTCGACCATTGGGGAATCGTCAAAGCCGACGTTGCCATCACGGCCGGCCTGATCACCGCGATCGGCAAGGCCGGCAATCCGGACATCCAGCCCAATGTCGATATCATCATCGGCCCCGGCACCGACGTGATCGCCGGCGAAGGCAAGATCCTCACCGCCGGCGGCTTCGACAGCCACATCCATTTCATCTGCCCGCAGCAGATCGAACATGCGTTGATGAGCGGCGTCACCACGATGCTGGGCGGCGGCACCGGGCCGTCTCACGGCACCTTCGCGACCACCTGCACCCCGGGCCCGTGGCATATCGGCCGGATGATTCAGTCGTTCGATGCGTTTCCGGTCAATCTCGGCATCTCCGGCAAGGGCAACGCCGCGCTGCCCGGCCCGCTGAAGGAGATGATCGAAGGCGGGGCCTGTGCGCTCAAGCTGCACGAGGACTGGGGCACGACGCCGGCGGCGATCGACAACTGCCTCACCGTCGCCGACGAATACGACATCCAGGTGATGATCCACACCGACACGCTCAACGAGTCGGGCTTCGTCGAAGACACCGTGAAGGCGTTCAAGGGCCGCACCATTCACGCCTTCCACACCGAAGGCGCCGGCGGCGGCCACGCGCCGGACATCATCAAGGTCGCGAGCCTCGACAACGTGCTGCCGTCGTCGACCAATCCGACTCGGCCGTTCACCAAGAACACCATCGACGAGCATCTCGACATGCTGATGGTGTGCCACCATCTCGATCCGTCGATCGCCGAGGATCTCGCCTTCGCCGAGAGCCGCATCCGCAAGGAGACGATCGCGGCCGAAGACATCCTGCACGACCTCGGCGCGCTGTCGATGATGTCGTCGGACAGTCAGGCGATGGGCCGGCTCGGTGAAGTGATCATCCGCACCTGGCAGACCGCCGACAAAATGAAGAAGCAGCGCGGCGCGCTGCCGCAGGACTCCTCGCGGAATGATAATTTTCGCGTCAAGCGCTACATTGCCAAGTACACGATCAATCCTGCGATCGCCCATGGTGTGTCGAAGCTGATCGGCTCGGTCGAGACCGGCAAGATGGCCGATCTGGTGCTGTGGTCGCCGGCGTTCTTCGGCGTCAAGCCGGACTGCATCATCAAGGGCGGCAGCATCGTCGCGGCGCCGATGGGTGATCCCAACGCCTCGATCCCGACGCCGCAGCCGGTGCACTATCAGCCGATGTTCGGCGCCTTCGGCAAGGCGCTGACGGCGTCGTCGGTGGTGTTCACCTCGCAGGCCGCCGCTGCCGGCAATCTCGCCCGCGACCTCGGCATCGCCAAGAAGCTGGTCCCGATCAGCAACGTCCGCGGCGGCATCTCCAAGAAGAGCATGATCCACAACGACGCCACGCCGAAGCTCGAAGTCGATCCCGAGACCTACGAAGTCCGCGCCGATGGCGAACTGCTGACCTGCGCGCCGGCTGAAGTGCTGCCGTTGGCGCAGAGATACTTTATGTTCTGA